GTGCAACCGGCCAGCAGCGCGACAGCCGCGATGCACAATATCCGTCTCACAGACAAGAACGCTAGCCGCTCAGAGCCGCCACCATGCGTCTATCGGCCGCGCCGTGGCTGCGCCGTCGACCCGCTGCCCGGGTTTGGGCGTCGCCACGGTCACCCCTTCCGCCGAGGCGGCGGTGAGCAGTCGCTCGACGGGTTCGGACCACGGGTGCGGCGCCAGCCGGAAGGTGGCCCAGTGGATCGGTACCAGCAGACCGGCGTCGGTGACATCGCGGTGGGCTCGGACGGCGTCCTCGGGGTTCATGTGGATGTCGGGCCAACCCGGGTGGTAGGCGCCGATCGGCATCAAGGTCAGGTCGAAGGGGCCGTACTCGGACCCGATCCGGCCGAAGCCATTGGTGTACCCGGTGTCGCCGCCGAAGAAGGCGCGGTGCCGGGGACCGATCACCGTCCACGATGACCACAAGGTGGTGTTCCGGGTGAGGAACCGGCCCGAGAAATGCCGCGCCGGTGTGCACACCAGCCTGAGGTCGCCCAGGGTGGCGCTCTCGTCCCAGTCGAGTTCGACGATCCGGTCCGGTGGGACACCCCAGATACGCAGGTGGGACCCGATGCCCAGCGGAACGTAGAACTTGGCCCGCTGTGCCCTGGCCAGGCCTTTGATGGTGTCGATGTCGAGGTGGTCGTAGTGGTCGTGGCTGATGATCACCGCGTCGATCGCGGGTAAGGCGTCGAGTTCCACCGGCACGGGATGCAGCCGCTGGGGCCCCACGGCGCGGGACGGGGAGCAGCGCTCACTCCACACCGGATCGGCCAGCACGCGATAACCGTCGACCTCGATGACCGCCGACGAATGACCGAACCAGGTGACCGCCAGATCGGCGGCCGGGGCGGTCGCCATCGGGCTTACCAGCGGAATCTCACCGCCCGGCCGCTGCTGGTCGCCGGTGAACAACTCGCGGATCAGCGACCACTGCTGCTGCCTGGTCAGTTGCACCTCGGAGGCGGGCTCGCGGTTGACGAACACCCCGTCGCGGTAGTTCTGGGAGGCCTTCGCCGCGGCACCGATATCGGCGGCGCCCAGCGACTCGGGGGCGCCGCGCAGGGCACGCAACGCCCAGCCGCCGGCCACCAGCGCTGCGGTGCCACCGACCACCCGGGCCGCTTCCGCGATCATCGCTGCTCAGGCCCCCGTAAAGTTCGGCGGCCGCTTCTCGATGCGTGCCACCTGGGCTTCGATGACATCCGGGCTGGCCCACGCCTTGTTGAACATCCGGGTGTGGTCGCCGCGGACGGTGTCATAGGCGCCGTCGTCGTTGAGCACCCGCTTGGAATGCGCGACCGACAGAGGCGCGAAACCGGCGATCTCGGCGGCCCAGGTCTGTGCGTCGGCCAGCGTGCCGGTGCGGTTGACCATCCCGGTCAGCAGTGCGGTGTCCAGGTCGAGGCGTTCGGCGGCGATCAGCATGCCCCGGGCCCGGCCATGCCCGACCAGGGACGTCAGCCGGCGGATGCTCCAGTTATCCAGTGCCAAACCGTATTTGGCGATGGGGAACTGGAAGTAGGCGCCGGGGGCGGCCATCCGCAGATCGCAGATCATCGCCAAGATGACACCGGCTCCGATCGCCGGGCCGTTGAGTGCGGCGATGATCGGCACCGGGCTGGCATCGATCGCCAGGTTCAGGGCCAACGCCTTGTCCGGGAGATCCTTGGCCACGCCCTCGGCGTCGGACAGGTCGGCACCGGCGCTGAACACCGTGCCCTGGCCCGTCAGCACGATGGCTCGCACGTCAGATCCCGACGCCTTTTCGATCTCTTCACGCAATCCATCGACAAGTGCACCGTTGAGCGCATTGCGCCG
Above is a window of Mycolicibacterium fluoranthenivorans DNA encoding:
- a CDS encoding MBL fold metallo-hydrolase, whose protein sequence is MIAEAARVVGGTAALVAGGWALRALRGAPESLGAADIGAAAKASQNYRDGVFVNREPASEVQLTRQQQWSLIRELFTGDQQRPGGEIPLVSPMATAPAADLAVTWFGHSSAVIEVDGYRVLADPVWSERCSPSRAVGPQRLHPVPVELDALPAIDAVIISHDHYDHLDIDTIKGLARAQRAKFYVPLGIGSHLRIWGVPPDRIVELDWDESATLGDLRLVCTPARHFSGRFLTRNTTLWSSWTVIGPRHRAFFGGDTGYTNGFGRIGSEYGPFDLTLMPIGAYHPGWPDIHMNPEDAVRAHRDVTDAGLLVPIHWATFRLAPHPWSEPVERLLTAASAEGVTVATPKPGQRVDGAATARPIDAWWRL
- a CDS encoding enoyl-CoA hydratase, translated to MIGVTRDGNVLTLEMQRAERRNALNGALVDGLREEIEKASGSDVRAIVLTGQGTVFSAGADLSDAEGVAKDLPDKALALNLAIDASPVPIIAALNGPAIGAGVILAMICDLRMAAPGAYFQFPIAKYGLALDNWSIRRLTSLVGHGRARGMLIAAERLDLDTALLTGMVNRTGTLADAQTWAAEIAGFAPLSVAHSKRVLNDDGAYDTVRGDHTRMFNKAWASPDVIEAQVARIEKRPPNFTGA